A DNA window from Tenuifilaceae bacterium CYCD contains the following coding sequences:
- the radA gene encoding DNA repair protein RadA, translating into MAKTKSVYVCQNCGAEAVKWLGKCPACGEWNTYVEERIAKDTSKRPGLVDVSRNATPKPLNEIESTSERRIDTRMGELNRILGGGLVPGSIILLGGEPGIGKSTLALQVALGLDNLKVLYISGEESARQVKIRADRINPKNQTCLILNETLLENILTQSENIVPDLIVIDSIQTLYSDTIESSPGSVSQVRETAAALLRYAKTSGTPIILIGHITKDGSIAGPKVLEHIVDVVLQFEGDQNYLYRILRSGKNRFGSTSEIGIFEMQNSGLVEVTNPSEILLSHRDEMLSGVCVAATIDGARPFLIETQSLVSSAVYGTPQRATTGFDTRRLNMLLAVLERRAGFRLSQKDVFLNIAGGIKVSDPAIDLAVISAILSSTFDTPIQGTTCFAAEVGLSGEIRPVNRLDQRITEAKKLGMDRIFVSKYNIKGIDLNGGGIKVIPIGRIEELVKLLFGKN; encoded by the coding sequence ATGGCCAAAACCAAAAGCGTTTACGTTTGTCAGAATTGCGGAGCCGAAGCGGTAAAGTGGCTTGGCAAGTGCCCTGCTTGCGGCGAATGGAATACATACGTTGAGGAACGTATTGCCAAGGATACATCAAAGCGTCCGGGTTTGGTAGATGTTTCGCGCAATGCCACGCCAAAGCCATTGAACGAGATTGAATCGACCAGCGAGCGTAGAATTGATACCCGAATGGGTGAGCTAAACCGAATTCTTGGAGGTGGACTTGTACCCGGCTCCATCATCCTTTTGGGTGGAGAACCCGGAATTGGTAAATCGACATTGGCGTTGCAAGTTGCATTGGGGTTAGACAACCTAAAGGTGCTTTACATCTCGGGCGAGGAAAGTGCGCGTCAGGTAAAAATTCGTGCCGATAGGATAAATCCAAAGAATCAAACCTGTTTGATTCTTAACGAAACGTTGCTGGAGAATATCCTTACCCAATCCGAAAATATTGTCCCAGATTTAATTGTAATCGACTCTATTCAAACATTATATTCCGACACTATAGAATCATCTCCCGGAAGTGTTTCGCAGGTTAGAGAAACCGCTGCAGCACTTTTGCGTTACGCCAAAACGAGCGGAACGCCCATTATTCTGATAGGTCACATTACAAAGGATGGAAGTATTGCTGGCCCCAAGGTTTTGGAGCATATTGTTGATGTGGTTTTACAGTTTGAGGGCGACCAGAATTACCTTTACCGAATTCTCCGCTCGGGTAAGAATAGGTTTGGTTCCACATCGGAGATTGGGATTTTTGAGATGCAGAATTCTGGGCTAGTTGAGGTTACCAATCCTTCTGAGATATTGCTTTCGCATCGCGATGAGATGCTAAGCGGTGTTTGTGTTGCTGCCACAATTGATGGTGCAAGACCATTCCTTATTGAGACTCAATCGCTGGTTAGTTCCGCAGTTTACGGAACACCGCAACGCGCCACAACAGGATTCGATACTCGCAGGTTGAATATGCTACTAGCAGTTTTGGAGCGTAGGGCTGGCTTTAGGCTTTCGCAGAAGGATGTTTTTTTGAACATTGCGGGAGGAATAAAGGTAAGCGATCCGGCCATTGACCTCGCTGTGATTTCTGCGATTCTTTCGTCAACCTTCGATACTCCAATTCAGGGTACAACCTGTTTTGCAGCGGAGGTTGGTCTTTCAGGCGAAATTCGTCCCGTGAATAGGCTCGACCAGCGAATTACCGAAGCAAAAAAATTGGGAATGGATAGAATTTTTGTCTCCAAGTATAACATTAAAGGGATAGATTTGAACGGTGGCGGTATAAAGGTCATCCCAATTGGACGGATTGAGGAGTTGGTAAAGTTGTTGTTTGGGAAGAATTAG
- the panD gene encoding aspartate 1-decarboxylase yields MFIEVVKSKIHRVTLTEANLNYIGSITVDEDLLDAANMIENEKVQVVNINNGERLETYIIKGERGSGQICLNGPAARKCVVGDIVVIMSYASMDFEEAKKFKPTVIFPDTATNRLV; encoded by the coding sequence ATGTTTATAGAAGTTGTAAAGTCAAAGATACACCGGGTAACACTAACCGAGGCAAATCTTAACTACATTGGGAGTATCACTGTTGATGAGGATTTGCTAGATGCTGCCAATATGATTGAGAATGAAAAAGTTCAGGTTGTAAACATCAACAATGGGGAACGCTTAGAAACTTACATTATTAAGGGAGAGCGTGGATCGGGTCAAATATGTTTAAATGGACCTGCTGCACGAAAATGTGTTGTCGGAGATATTGTTGTGATTATGTCTTACGCATCGATGGATTTTGAGGAAGCCAAAAAGTTCAAACCAACAGTTATTTTCCCCGATACTGCTACCAACCGACTTGTTTAA
- the panC gene encoding pantothenate synthetase, with amino-acid sequence MIKTLSTIEQTNQTLNGLRGNGKTIGFVPTMGALHEGHASLVKKAVEENDFVVVSIFVNPTQFNDKNDLRNYPRTPEKDIALLNNLGVHYVFMPTESEIYPVPDTRQFDFGLLDKVMEGEHRPGHFNGVAQIVSKLFEIVKPHRAYFGQKDFQQLAIIRKLVKMLNFNIEIVACPILREKDGLAMSSRNLLLDPEKRASAPLISKTLFDARNKMLEMSVKNLIDWVVNSINGDSHLSVEYFELSNAITLEPIKDWNDAEHIVGCIAVSAGNVRLIDNVIFK; translated from the coding sequence ACCCTTAATGGGTTAAGAGGTAATGGTAAAACAATAGGGTTTGTTCCTACCATGGGTGCACTTCATGAGGGGCATGCATCCCTTGTAAAAAAAGCTGTAGAAGAGAATGACTTTGTTGTAGTTAGCATTTTTGTTAATCCCACCCAGTTCAACGATAAGAATGATCTTAGAAATTACCCCCGAACACCCGAGAAGGATATTGCGTTGCTCAATAATTTAGGGGTTCATTATGTTTTTATGCCCACCGAAAGTGAAATTTACCCAGTACCGGACACACGACAGTTTGATTTTGGATTGTTAGATAAGGTGATGGAAGGCGAACATCGTCCCGGCCATTTCAATGGGGTTGCGCAAATTGTCAGCAAACTTTTCGAAATAGTTAAGCCGCATAGGGCTTATTTTGGCCAAAAGGATTTTCAGCAGTTGGCTATTATTCGAAAATTAGTCAAAATGTTAAACTTTAATATTGAAATTGTTGCATGCCCTATTCTTAGAGAAAAGGATGGACTAGCAATGAGTAGCCGAAATTTGCTTTTGGATCCAGAGAAAAGGGCAAGCGCTCCGCTTATCTCTAAAACACTTTTTGATGCTCGTAACAAAATGTTGGAAATGAGCGTAAAAAATCTGATTGATTGGGTAGTGAATTCAATCAATGGGGATTCGCATTTATCTGTTGAGTATTTCGAGCTTTCAAATGCGATAACTTTAGAACCGATAAAAGACTGGAACGATGCTGAACACATTGTGGGATGCATTGCCGTTAGCGCGGGTAACGTTAGGTTGATTGATAATGTAATTTTTAAATAA